The Vibrio tubiashii genome includes a window with the following:
- a CDS encoding cytochrome c oxidase assembly protein: MDGQAKSNRKLTLKLCAAVVAMFGFGFALVPLYDVMCEALGINGKTNTESALQPQGMVPDTSRLIRVEFMAHNNQGIPWSFVPAQTSMEVHPGEVIQTAYFAKNLSSKDIVGQAVPSVSPGLGATYFNKIECFCFNQQPLQADGKAEMPLIFYIEPDIPDSIHTLTLSYTLYDITDKTISTELANVSSKVTDETSQGATQ, encoded by the coding sequence ATGGACGGGCAAGCTAAATCCAATAGAAAGCTTACGCTGAAGCTTTGCGCTGCGGTTGTTGCCATGTTTGGTTTTGGTTTTGCTCTTGTCCCTTTATATGACGTGATGTGTGAAGCTTTAGGAATCAACGGAAAAACCAATACAGAGTCTGCGCTACAACCACAAGGTATGGTTCCTGACACATCACGTCTTATTCGCGTAGAGTTTATGGCGCACAATAATCAAGGGATTCCTTGGTCTTTTGTCCCTGCACAAACTTCAATGGAAGTGCATCCCGGCGAAGTGATTCAAACCGCTTACTTTGCCAAGAATCTCTCTTCCAAAGATATTGTTGGCCAAGCCGTGCCATCGGTCTCACCGGGGCTAGGGGCTACCTATTTCAATAAAATTGAATGCTTCTGCTTTAATCAACAGCCTTTGCAAGCCGATGGAAAAGCAGAAATGCCGCTGATTTTCTATATTGAGCCTGATATTCCAGACTCTATTCATACTCTGACGTTGTCATACACCCTCTATGACATCACGGATAAAACGATCTCAACCGAGTTAGCTAACGTTTCATCTAAGGTAACCGATGAGACTTCGCAAGGAGCAACACAATGA
- the ctaD gene encoding cytochrome c oxidase subunit I, with amino-acid sequence MKTSKPDSIVEDKTKSAPATDADISRANSTIAVDADDHDHHGPAKGITRWLYSTNHKDIGTLYLWFSFIMFLTGGAMAMIIRAELFQPGLQLVEPQFFNQMTTVHGLIMVFGAVMPAFTGLANWMIPMMIGAPDMALPRMNNLSFWILPFAFAILIASLFTEGGGPDFGWTFYAPLSTTYGPDSTALFVFSVHIMGISSIMGAINVIVTIVNMRAPGMTWFKMPMFVWTWLITAFLLIAVMPVLAGAVTMVLTDKYFGTSFFDAAGGGDPVMFQHIFWFFGHPEVYIMILPSFGIVSAIIPAFSGKKLFGYHSMVYATCSIALLSFLVWAHHMFTTGMPVFAELFFMYCTMLIAVPTGVKVFNWVATMWRGAMTFETPMLFAIAFIILFTIGGFSGLMLAIVPADFQYHDTYFVVAHFHYVLVSGAVFSIMAAAYYWLPKWTGNMYDHRLSLWHFWCSVISVNVLFFPMHFLGLAGMPRRIPDYAIQFADVNQIVSIGGFAFGLSQLIFLWLVIKCIRGGEKASAKPWDRAEGLEWTVPSPAPHHTFSTPPKVD; translated from the coding sequence ATGAAAACGTCCAAACCTGATTCGATCGTAGAAGACAAAACCAAATCAGCGCCAGCTACTGATGCCGATATCAGCCGCGCCAATAGCACGATTGCAGTTGATGCTGATGATCATGACCATCATGGGCCAGCCAAGGGAATAACGCGTTGGCTCTACTCGACGAACCATAAAGACATTGGGACGCTTTACCTTTGGTTTAGTTTCATCATGTTCTTAACTGGTGGTGCGATGGCAATGATCATTCGCGCCGAACTTTTCCAACCGGGATTGCAATTAGTTGAACCGCAGTTCTTTAACCAGATGACAACCGTTCATGGTTTGATCATGGTGTTTGGTGCAGTGATGCCAGCTTTCACTGGGCTAGCGAACTGGATGATCCCAATGATGATCGGCGCGCCAGATATGGCTCTGCCTAGAATGAACAACCTTAGCTTTTGGATTCTTCCTTTCGCTTTTGCCATTCTGATTGCTTCGCTATTTACGGAAGGCGGCGGTCCTGACTTTGGTTGGACTTTCTACGCGCCACTCTCGACGACCTATGGACCTGACAGTACCGCGTTGTTTGTCTTCTCGGTTCATATTATGGGGATCAGCTCGATCATGGGAGCAATCAACGTGATTGTGACCATTGTGAATATGCGTGCTCCAGGGATGACATGGTTCAAAATGCCAATGTTTGTTTGGACTTGGCTGATCACGGCTTTCCTATTAATAGCCGTAATGCCCGTACTCGCGGGGGCTGTCACCATGGTGCTCACCGATAAGTATTTCGGCACCTCGTTCTTTGATGCCGCAGGCGGCGGTGACCCTGTGATGTTCCAGCATATCTTCTGGTTCTTTGGTCACCCCGAAGTGTACATAATGATCTTGCCCTCATTTGGCATTGTCTCTGCGATTATTCCAGCCTTTAGTGGCAAAAAGCTGTTTGGTTATCACTCGATGGTCTACGCAACTTGTAGTATCGCGCTGTTGTCCTTTCTTGTTTGGGCGCACCACATGTTTACCACGGGTATGCCGGTTTTCGCCGAACTCTTCTTTATGTATTGCACAATGTTAATAGCGGTGCCGACGGGTGTTAAGGTCTTTAACTGGGTAGCAACCATGTGGCGAGGGGCGATGACCTTTGAAACGCCGATGCTATTCGCTATTGCGTTTATCATCTTATTTACTATTGGCGGCTTCTCAGGGCTGATGCTCGCGATTGTTCCCGCTGATTTTCAGTACCACGATACCTATTTTGTGGTGGCACATTTCCACTATGTGTTGGTCTCGGGCGCCGTGTTCTCGATTATGGCGGCGGCGTACTACTGGTTGCCTAAATGGACGGGGAACATGTATGACCACAGGTTGAGTTTATGGCACTTCTGGTGCTCGGTCATTTCGGTCAATGTGCTTTTCTTCCCAATGCACTTTTTGGGCTTAGCAGGCATGCCAAGGCGTATCCCAGACTACGCGATTCAATTTGCAGACGTTAACCAAATAGTCTCAATTGGGGGCTTTGCCTTTGGTCTGTCACAGTTAATTTTCTTGTGGCTGGTGATCAAATGTATCAGAGGTGGTGAGAAGGCTTCGGCGAAACCTTGGGATCGTGCTGAAGGGCTGGAGTGGACGGTGCCAAGCCCTGCTCCTCATCATACTTTCTCAACTCCGCCAAAAGTGGATTAG
- the coxB gene encoding cytochrome c oxidase subunit II, producing the protein MSSVLLICITASARAEESAYNMTQGVTNISEQVYDLHMLIFYICCAIAVVVFGAMFYSMYHHRKSKGAVAAHFHESTKVEVIWTVIPIIILVLMAIPATKTLVAMEDTSQSDLTIKITGSQWKWHYSYFGEDVEFFSLLATSQKAIDGIEEKGAHYLLEVDNPLVLPINRKVRFLMTADDVIHSWWVPDFAVKKDTIPGFINEAWTRIDKPGVYRGQCAELCGRAHGFMPIVVHAMEEDKYDAWLIAKKAELEKAKQEAAASLTASLSLDELMSVGEKVYLDRCAVCHQANGAGIPGAFPAITASKVATGDVSSHIDIVVNGRSGTAMQAFSNQLTDKEIAAVVTYQRNGLGNSVGDLVQASDVNQLKASKEGQ; encoded by the coding sequence TTGAGTAGTGTTTTGTTAATTTGCATCACTGCTTCTGCACGAGCAGAAGAAAGTGCCTACAACATGACTCAGGGAGTCACCAATATCAGTGAGCAGGTTTATGACCTGCATATGCTGATATTTTATATCTGCTGCGCCATTGCGGTTGTGGTGTTTGGGGCGATGTTTTACTCCATGTATCACCACCGCAAATCTAAAGGAGCGGTAGCGGCACACTTCCATGAAAGTACTAAAGTGGAAGTGATTTGGACCGTTATTCCGATCATTATCCTCGTCTTAATGGCTATTCCCGCAACCAAAACCTTGGTCGCGATGGAAGATACTTCTCAATCTGATCTGACAATCAAAATCACGGGTTCGCAATGGAAGTGGCATTACAGCTATTTCGGTGAAGACGTCGAATTCTTCAGTTTGCTCGCAACTAGCCAAAAAGCGATTGATGGCATCGAGGAAAAGGGCGCGCATTATCTATTGGAAGTGGATAACCCGTTGGTGTTACCGATCAACCGTAAAGTACGCTTTTTGATGACGGCAGATGACGTTATTCACTCTTGGTGGGTGCCGGACTTTGCGGTGAAGAAAGATACCATCCCAGGATTTATTAACGAGGCTTGGACTCGAATAGACAAGCCGGGTGTTTATCGTGGTCAGTGTGCTGAGTTATGTGGTCGCGCTCATGGCTTCATGCCAATTGTGGTTCACGCGATGGAAGAAGATAAATACGACGCGTGGCTGATTGCAAAGAAAGCAGAATTAGAGAAAGCGAAGCAGGAAGCCGCAGCCTCACTCACCGCCTCTTTATCTTTGGATGAGTTAATGAGTGTTGGCGAAAAAGTGTATCTCGATCGATGCGCGGTTTGTCACCAAGCGAACGGTGCTGGTATCCCCGGAGCATTCCCAGCCATTACTGCCAGTAAAGTCGCAACGGGCGATGTCTCTTCGCACATTGATATTGTAGTCAATGGTCGTTCGGGTACAGCGATGCAAGCATTCTCTAACCAGCTAACAGATAAAGAGATTGCTGCAGTGGTGACCTACCAACGAAATGGTCTCGGCAACAGTGTGGGTGATCTAGTTCAAGCATCAGATGTTAACCAGCTTAAGGCGTCTAAGGAGGGACAATGA
- a CDS encoding phospho-sugar mutase, translated as MMEQVTRWLEKDPDPHTREELQHLIDEQAFDELDDRFSQRLEFGTAGLRGKVGCGPNRMNRLVIQETATGLGHYLVEQVKDAKTRGVVIGYDGRTDSKQFAHDTASVLTSLGIKVFLTHAVAATPIVAFGVKHFNAAAAVVVTASHNPPEYNGFKVYWENGAQIIPPHDSGIAAEIDVAATKPIPLMALDDAEKHGLLVWLKEDYYETYRQTMNNNPLLANHTAPNDIAIAYTAMHGVGANMAQTLLNDAGFNHFYSVAEQSEPDGTFPTVNFPNPEEAGAMDMVMALAKQHNADIACANDPDADRFAVAVRKSDGDYQMLTGDQVGTLFGHYLLSQTEASKQLVGNTIVSSTLLNKIADAHGATYFQTLTGFKWLTNVAMQKQSDDQQFLFAYEEALGYTVGNKVWDKDGLSALVAFAQLTAELKSQGKTIWDQLEAIYRQHGMYLNSQRSIALDPKAPPVGDKLRANPPTMIAGSKVEVTEDLKSLTKHFADGSTQSIDLPASDVLIYHLSCGARVIVRPSGTEPKLKCYYEVIEKFEDSDSFEHVLDKASESMGMLISEHQHSLL; from the coding sequence ATGATGGAACAAGTGACGCGTTGGTTAGAGAAAGATCCTGACCCACATACAAGAGAAGAGCTTCAACACCTAATCGATGAACAAGCATTTGATGAACTCGACGATCGCTTTAGCCAACGTCTGGAATTTGGTACTGCTGGCCTACGAGGCAAAGTCGGTTGTGGCCCAAACCGAATGAACCGTTTAGTGATTCAAGAAACCGCAACGGGCCTTGGTCACTATCTTGTTGAACAAGTTAAAGATGCAAAAACACGCGGTGTTGTGATTGGTTATGATGGTCGTACAGACTCTAAGCAGTTTGCTCACGATACAGCTTCTGTTCTTACATCTCTTGGGATTAAGGTTTTCCTAACCCACGCAGTAGCGGCAACACCAATTGTTGCGTTTGGCGTTAAGCACTTTAATGCAGCGGCAGCTGTTGTGGTTACAGCGAGCCACAATCCACCAGAATACAATGGCTTTAAAGTGTACTGGGAAAATGGCGCGCAAATCATCCCGCCACATGATTCAGGTATTGCAGCTGAGATTGACGTTGCAGCGACTAAGCCAATACCACTAATGGCTTTAGATGATGCAGAGAAGCATGGTTTACTTGTCTGGCTAAAAGAGGATTACTACGAAACTTATCGCCAGACGATGAATAACAATCCACTCTTGGCTAACCATACTGCGCCTAACGATATCGCTATCGCATACACCGCTATGCATGGCGTTGGGGCAAACATGGCGCAAACCCTACTCAACGACGCGGGCTTTAATCACTTCTACAGTGTTGCAGAGCAAAGTGAACCAGACGGCACTTTCCCTACCGTCAACTTCCCGAACCCAGAAGAAGCTGGGGCGATGGATATGGTCATGGCATTGGCTAAACAACACAACGCAGACATTGCTTGTGCCAATGACCCAGACGCAGACCGATTTGCTGTCGCTGTACGCAAGTCAGATGGTGACTATCAGATGCTGACTGGTGACCAAGTGGGCACTTTGTTTGGTCATTATCTCTTGTCACAAACAGAGGCGAGTAAACAACTTGTCGGCAATACCATTGTTTCATCCACTTTGTTAAACAAGATAGCCGATGCGCACGGTGCCACTTACTTCCAAACACTGACTGGCTTTAAATGGCTAACTAATGTGGCAATGCAAAAGCAAAGCGATGATCAGCAGTTCCTATTTGCCTATGAAGAAGCATTAGGTTACACGGTAGGGAACAAAGTCTGGGATAAGGATGGTCTATCCGCTCTGGTTGCCTTTGCGCAATTGACCGCCGAGCTAAAAAGCCAAGGAAAAACCATTTGGGATCAACTAGAAGCCATCTATCGTCAGCACGGTATGTATCTGAATTCACAACGCAGTATTGCGCTTGATCCTAAAGCACCACCTGTAGGTGATAAGCTCAGGGCTAATCCTCCGACTATGATTGCGGGTAGTAAAGTGGAAGTGACAGAAGATCTTAAATCACTTACCAAGCACTTTGCTGATGGTTCAACTCAATCCATCGACCTGCCAGCAAGTGACGTACTTATCTATCACCTATCATGTGGTGCACGAGTGATCGTTCGTCCTTCAGGAACAGAACCGAAATTGAAGTGTTACTACGAAGTGATCGAGAAGTTTGAAGATTCTGATAGCTTTGAACACGTACTGGATAAGGCGTCAGAGTCTATGGGAATGCTGATTTCAGAACATCAGCATAGTTTGCTTTAA
- a CDS encoding DsbA family protein, producing the protein MFNKLTLALATSVLFTAPALAAPQDQKIAEIVEMLEANPQVVDGLHESLGMYIKQQQQFTHLLESSQNYLNDPNHSFMGAENGEFTIINVTDYSCPFCKKLDVELDKLVKDYPQIKVVNLYVPLKEGSSSVNSAAYALNVWQKDRDNYQQVHDLLVSKPGTHNAASLMKIAQKTGTTEHLNVSDEVKAQLENNYAMFTGLGLRGTPALIMGEQVIPGYVPYQQLEEVVKEQL; encoded by the coding sequence ATGTTCAATAAACTTACGTTAGCGCTGGCTACAAGCGTTCTTTTTACTGCTCCAGCATTGGCAGCACCTCAAGATCAAAAGATTGCTGAGATTGTAGAGATGCTTGAGGCAAACCCGCAGGTTGTCGATGGACTACATGAAAGCCTAGGAATGTATATCAAGCAGCAACAGCAGTTTACTCACCTACTAGAGAGTAGCCAAAACTACCTTAACGATCCTAACCACTCATTTATGGGTGCAGAAAACGGGGAGTTCACGATCATCAACGTGACCGACTACAGCTGCCCATTCTGTAAGAAATTGGATGTGGAGCTAGATAAGCTCGTGAAAGATTACCCGCAAATCAAAGTGGTGAATCTCTATGTACCGCTTAAAGAAGGTAGCTCTTCGGTGAACTCGGCCGCTTACGCGCTTAACGTTTGGCAAAAAGATCGTGACAACTACCAGCAAGTACACGATTTATTGGTGTCAAAACCGGGCACACATAATGCCGCATCTTTAATGAAGATTGCGCAAAAAACTGGGACGACGGAGCACCTGAATGTCAGTGATGAGGTAAAGGCGCAGTTAGAAAACAACTATGCCATGTTTACTGGTTTAGGTTTAAGAGGTACGCCAGCACTTATCATGGGTGAACAAGTAATTCCAGGTTATGTGCCTTATCAGCAACTTGAAGAAGTGGTTAAAGAGCAACTTTAG
- a CDS encoding protein disulfide oxidoreductase, with product MKIRPLHWLKEISKFLLFAIVITTAIDLYHAQDVPTEMAPDLVTVDEKGNPVDVIEMSYQTPVVIYFWATWCPVCKFVSPTVDWVSQYYPVVAVSGASGTDLRVEAFKQKHDYQFTNVNDENSQLFKQWGISVTPTIFIVRDGKIESITTGITTPPGLLARLWLNN from the coding sequence ATGAAGATAAGACCGCTTCACTGGCTCAAAGAAATATCAAAGTTTTTGCTATTCGCGATTGTGATCACCACTGCAATTGATCTCTATCATGCCCAAGATGTACCGACGGAAATGGCGCCGGACTTAGTCACAGTGGATGAAAAGGGAAACCCAGTTGATGTGATCGAGATGAGTTACCAAACCCCGGTCGTTATCTATTTTTGGGCAACTTGGTGTCCGGTATGTAAGTTTGTCAGTCCTACCGTTGATTGGGTGAGTCAATACTACCCTGTGGTCGCGGTCTCAGGAGCCTCTGGAACAGACTTGCGTGTTGAGGCATTCAAGCAAAAACATGATTATCAATTTACCAACGTCAACGACGAGAACTCTCAGCTGTTTAAGCAGTGGGGCATCTCAGTGACACCAACCATTTTCATTGTCAGAGACGGCAAAATCGAATCAATCACGACTGGCATTACGACTCCGCCAGGCTTACTTGCACGTCTTTGGTTAAACAATTAG
- a CDS encoding protein-disulfide reductase DsbD family protein — MIKQTRFAPFSLLSFFLMLSSVLFSTLAFAQVETGWMVNPDHPPAKTRFVVTGQVNPTDKTVEGFLEVALEGDWKTYWRSPGEGGIAPSISWQGSSNLESVDWHWPYPQQFNLLGINTLGYKGDTFIPMTLHVEDFNKPVSLDAKLTLSSCTTICVLTDYPFSLDFIPSELVVSEQAMYQHAQAISQVPKASPLISEQSAVWDSSTNQLQVTLIKPLGWDTPELIVDSRVEAISDYSYALNHLKIEGEKLVAVFDVSTWLGDINLSEQSVDVTIKDTDFIAEQAAQVTKGLVSAPIPSFSLVEMMGFALLGGLILNVMPCVLPVLGMKLSGVISAQGIERRKVRLQFLASSAGILTSFWLLAAFLLILKFSGSAIGWGIQFQSPWFIGFMVAVTALFGANMLGLFEIRLSSNTNTWLASKGDDSYVGHYLQGMFATLLATPCSAPFLGTAVAFALAASTVDMLVIFTALALGMALPWIVVALFPGLASYLPKPGAWMNKVKLLFGMMMLLTSVWLLYLLANHLPVFWVIVLAVTALVVVLMRIKKVYGDKAFVISGGASLLLLAGGLVIGSMTADHWSTPLPEDLPWVRLSNEAITESVANGNTVFVNVTADWCVTCKANKIGVILQDPVYSALQHPNVTPIQGDWTHPDGLVTDYLRANGRFGVPFNIVYGPNAPQGIPLPVILTDESVTQALKQASGEAG; from the coding sequence ATGATAAAACAAACTCGATTTGCACCTTTTAGTCTGCTGAGCTTTTTTCTTATGCTGAGCAGTGTGCTTTTCTCGACCTTAGCATTTGCGCAGGTTGAGACGGGGTGGATGGTTAATCCGGATCATCCTCCTGCAAAAACTCGCTTTGTCGTGACAGGGCAAGTAAACCCTACAGATAAAACTGTCGAAGGTTTTCTCGAAGTTGCTTTAGAAGGTGACTGGAAAACCTATTGGCGCTCGCCAGGTGAAGGAGGCATCGCGCCAAGTATTTCATGGCAGGGCTCTTCTAATCTGGAATCCGTTGACTGGCATTGGCCTTACCCGCAGCAGTTCAACCTACTCGGTATCAACACTCTTGGTTACAAAGGGGATACCTTTATCCCAATGACACTGCACGTCGAAGACTTTAACAAGCCTGTGAGTCTCGATGCTAAGCTGACGTTATCTTCATGTACCACCATCTGTGTACTGACCGATTATCCATTTAGCTTGGACTTTATACCGAGTGAGTTGGTCGTCTCAGAACAGGCTATGTACCAGCATGCTCAAGCGATCAGTCAGGTGCCTAAAGCATCCCCTTTGATTTCAGAGCAAAGTGCAGTTTGGGATAGTTCGACTAATCAGCTTCAAGTGACTTTAATAAAACCACTAGGCTGGGATACACCCGAACTTATTGTAGATAGTCGAGTAGAGGCGATCAGTGATTACAGTTATGCGCTCAATCATCTTAAAATTGAGGGAGAAAAACTTGTCGCAGTGTTTGATGTATCGACATGGCTTGGTGACATCAATCTAAGCGAACAATCCGTCGATGTGACCATTAAGGATACGGATTTTATCGCGGAACAAGCCGCGCAAGTGACAAAAGGCCTCGTGTCTGCACCAATACCAAGCTTCTCTTTGGTTGAGATGATGGGTTTTGCCTTACTGGGCGGCCTGATTCTCAACGTGATGCCATGTGTACTCCCTGTATTGGGGATGAAGTTGAGCGGTGTCATCAGCGCCCAAGGTATAGAGCGCCGAAAAGTGCGCTTGCAGTTTCTTGCTTCTTCAGCAGGCATTTTGACTTCGTTCTGGCTGTTGGCGGCATTTCTGCTGATTTTGAAGTTCTCTGGTAGTGCCATTGGCTGGGGTATTCAGTTCCAGAGCCCTTGGTTTATCGGTTTTATGGTGGCAGTAACGGCTCTGTTTGGTGCCAATATGCTTGGTTTGTTTGAAATTAGGCTATCGTCGAACACCAATACATGGCTTGCCTCAAAAGGAGATGACTCTTATGTAGGGCACTATCTGCAAGGTATGTTTGCCACGCTACTAGCGACGCCATGTTCTGCACCTTTCTTAGGGACGGCGGTAGCATTTGCATTAGCGGCTAGCACAGTAGATATGTTAGTTATCTTTACTGCTCTTGCGCTAGGCATGGCTTTACCTTGGATAGTGGTGGCACTGTTCCCTGGACTTGCCTCTTACCTGCCTAAGCCGGGTGCTTGGATGAATAAGGTTAAGCTGCTATTTGGTATGATGATGCTTCTCACTAGCGTTTGGCTGCTTTACTTGCTCGCCAACCACCTTCCAGTGTTCTGGGTCATTGTTCTAGCAGTCACCGCGTTGGTCGTCGTGCTTATGCGCATCAAAAAGGTTTATGGCGATAAAGCGTTTGTCATCTCTGGTGGCGCATCTTTACTGCTGCTCGCTGGCGGGCTAGTGATTGGAAGTATGACGGCGGATCATTGGTCAACGCCTTTACCTGAAGATTTGCCGTGGGTAAGGCTATCGAATGAAGCCATTACTGAGTCAGTAGCTAATGGCAATACTGTGTTTGTTAACGTGACAGCAGACTGGTGTGTGACCTGTAAAGCGAACAAGATTGGCGTGATCTTACAAGATCCCGTTTACTCAGCACTTCAGCATCCGAATGTCACACCTATCCAAGGTGACTGGACTCACCCTGATGGCCTAGTAACGGATTATCTTCGAGCCAATGGCAGATTTGGTGTGCCGTTTAATATTGTCTATGGACCTAATGCGCCTCAAGGCATTCCACTGCCTGTGATATTAACCGATGAATCGGTCACACAAGCGCTTAAGCAAGCGAGTGGGGAGGCGGGTTAA
- a CDS encoding GNAT family N-acetyltransferase, protein MNVQFVLNPPKNIKDVIYNGLKAFNMQHFPDEDIQSLACYIEDDEGNFAGGLTGEIFTNTLFVEFLWVDERERKSGIGSLLMERIESEASALGVTDLYLDTYSFQAPGFYAKLGFEEVGRYTGFPTAGVDKIFLQKKIV, encoded by the coding sequence ATGAATGTTCAGTTTGTACTTAACCCGCCAAAGAACATTAAAGATGTTATCTACAATGGTTTGAAAGCATTCAACATGCAGCACTTCCCTGATGAGGACATTCAGAGTCTCGCTTGCTACATAGAAGATGATGAGGGTAATTTCGCTGGTGGTCTAACGGGCGAAATATTTACCAATACGCTGTTTGTCGAGTTTCTTTGGGTGGATGAGCGTGAAAGAAAGTCTGGCATTGGTTCACTGCTCATGGAACGCATCGAATCTGAAGCAAGTGCTTTAGGCGTGACAGATTTATATCTTGATACCTACAGCTTTCAAGCTCCGGGTTTTTATGCCAAATTAGGATTTGAAGAAGTTGGACGTTATACGGGGTTTCCAACCGCGGGCGTTGATAAGATTTTCTTACAAAAGAAAATTGTCTAA
- a CDS encoding LysE family translocator produces MIDISVLPVYLTAVVALLLLPGPDMLLIASSSMSYGRKVGIFASLGNATSGIILTLLAALGVSALIAMSPIALKALHLLGGAYLLKMGWDCIRASAADAPQMDGSNKVATTFYQRALVSNLLNPKALVFFVMFLPQFVSSNITASSGEQMLALGLLLNVLGLLFNLLLVALVGTLGKPLLENAKFRTYQHKFMGLIFVVLAIWMLSSFAS; encoded by the coding sequence ATGATTGATATTTCTGTGCTGCCGGTTTACTTGACCGCTGTTGTTGCACTTTTATTGTTGCCTGGTCCGGATATGTTGCTTATCGCCAGTTCAAGTATGAGCTACGGTCGTAAAGTGGGCATCTTTGCTAGCTTAGGTAACGCCACTTCAGGGATTATCCTAACTCTGCTTGCTGCACTCGGTGTTTCTGCACTGATAGCCATGAGCCCGATTGCGCTAAAAGCGTTGCACTTATTAGGTGGGGCTTACTTGCTAAAAATGGGCTGGGACTGTATTCGAGCAAGTGCCGCTGATGCGCCTCAAATGGATGGCTCAAACAAGGTCGCGACTACTTTTTACCAAAGAGCCTTGGTAAGCAACTTACTCAACCCTAAAGCCCTCGTGTTTTTTGTGATGTTCTTGCCTCAATTTGTTTCCAGTAATATTACCGCAAGTTCTGGCGAACAAATGTTAGCACTGGGTTTGCTACTGAATGTATTAGGTCTCTTGTTCAACCTATTGCTGGTGGCGTTAGTGGGAACGTTAGGTAAGCCGCTACTCGAAAACGCTAAATTTAGAACATATCAGCATAAGTTTATGGGGCTGATATTTGTCGTGTTAGCGATTTGGATGTTAAGCTCATTTGCGAGCTAA
- a CDS encoding AraC family transcriptional regulator, which translates to MAKGSKESASFHLANELGGLELLDAKYTHQNFSRHSHEGYTIGVIEKGAQRFYRTGGNHIAPQDSIILVNADEVHNGQTATEGGWEYKAMYPLPEQFAQLTEGLSSGSSIPYFPEPVVYDPELAQQLRLVFDTLAQSDNKLLRETLIYGTLVKLVSRHSKSKLDWEPKTRSQRQLLLVKEFLDDFPQADVSLEDLSKLAGLSPYYLTRSFQKEFGLPPHAYQIQARLRVAKQLLRQGLKISDVAQETGFHDQSHFHRHFKRALGVTPKQFIGKA; encoded by the coding sequence ATGGCGAAAGGCAGTAAAGAATCAGCCAGTTTTCATTTAGCCAATGAGCTAGGTGGGCTTGAATTGTTAGATGCGAAATATACGCATCAGAATTTCTCTCGTCATAGCCACGAGGGCTATACCATAGGTGTGATTGAGAAAGGGGCACAACGATTTTATCGCACTGGAGGTAATCACATTGCCCCACAAGACAGCATCATTTTAGTCAATGCAGATGAGGTCCATAACGGCCAAACGGCGACTGAAGGGGGCTGGGAGTACAAGGCCATGTATCCTTTACCTGAGCAGTTTGCGCAGCTTACAGAAGGACTCTCATCTGGCTCATCCATCCCTTACTTTCCTGAGCCAGTCGTTTATGATCCAGAACTCGCACAACAATTACGCTTAGTGTTTGACACTTTAGCCCAATCAGACAATAAGCTGCTTAGGGAAACATTGATCTATGGCACCTTAGTCAAACTCGTTTCGCGTCATAGCAAGTCGAAACTCGATTGGGAGCCGAAGACACGCAGCCAGCGCCAATTGTTGTTAGTTAAAGAATTTTTGGACGATTTCCCACAAGCAGATGTCAGCCTTGAGGATTTATCCAAGCTGGCGGGACTCAGCCCTTATTATCTCACGCGTAGTTTCCAAAAAGAGTTCGGCCTACCGCCACACGCCTATCAGATCCAAGCCAGACTCAGGGTAGCAAAACAACTACTTCGCCAAGGACTTAAGATTTCAGATGTTGCTCAGGAAACGGGTTTTCACGATCAAAGCCACTTCCATAGGCATTTCAAGCGTGCTTTAGGTGTCACGCCCAAACAGTTTATCGGCAAAGCATAG